From Eptesicus fuscus isolate TK198812 chromosome 22, DD_ASM_mEF_20220401, whole genome shotgun sequence, a single genomic window includes:
- the LOC129147900 gene encoding POM121-like protein 12, which yields MGSYLSSYLSRYLRTAHATLRPSVWARRLPPPRPALRQRAREQGRVPCAHPNRCAPTQPLPPTLPGWHRGRACRGPMPEARRRFPGPAPRGRDVPVAPKGTMTLRSRGARHPRRLQSPVTIQIAPPERRGSLYTCPPGRERPDPCARETVLRALSQCSKGRAKFDGPLWFETPDAKRRGRSAFAPVGRRGAALPLVPRPGPLLPVQPCGPEAPAAHPEPPPCAPHPNARAPPAPATRYQPPPPENLKPEVTTVSG from the coding sequence ATGGGCAGCTACCTGAGCAGCTACCTGAGCAGGTACCTCCGCACGGCCCACGCCACGCTGCGGCCCTCCGTCTGGGCGCGCCGGCTCCCGCCGCCCAGACCCGCCCTGCGCCAGCGGGCCCGGGAGCAGGGCCGCGTCCCCTGTGCGCACCCCAATCGCTGCGCCCCGACCCAACCCCTGCCCCCGACACTGCCCGGCTGGCACcggggcagggcctgcaggggaccGATGCCCGAAGCCAGGAGGCGCTTCCCTGGCCCGGCCCCCCGGGGGCGGGATGTTCCCGTGGCTCCGAAGGGCACGATGACGCTGCGGAGTCGCGGTGCCCGCCACCCACGCCGCCTGCAGAGCCCGGTGACCATCCAGATCGCCCCCCCTGAGCGCAGAGGGAGCCTCTACACGTGCCCCCCCGGCCGAGAGCGCCCCGACCCCTGCGCCCGGGAGACGGTGCTGCGGGCGCTCAGCCAGTGCAGCAAGGGCCGGGCCAAGTTCGACGGCCCCCTCTGGTTTGAGACCCCCGACGCCAAGAGGCGCGGCCGGTCGGCCTTCGCGCCGGTCGGGAGACGCGGAGCGGCCCTCCCCCTCGTGCCCAGGCCGGGGCCTCTGCTCCCCGTGCAGCCGTGCGGACCGGAGGCCCCCGCCGCCCACCCTGAGCCGCCCCcgtgcgccccccaccccaatgccaGGGCACCGCCAGCCCCGGCCACACGGTACCAGCCTCCGCCCCCCGAGAACCTGAAGCCTGAGGTCACCACCGTGTCCGGTTAG